Proteins encoded within one genomic window of Microtus ochrogaster isolate Prairie Vole_2 linkage group LG4, MicOch1.0, whole genome shotgun sequence:
- the LOC101994219 gene encoding intestinal-type alkaline phosphatase 1-like produces the protein MQGDRVLLLLLLGLKIHLSFGVIPAEEENPAFWNQKAAEALDAAKKLQPIQTSAKNLILFLGDGMGVPTVSATRILKGQLEGHLGPETPLAMDRFPYMALSKTYNVDRQVSDSAGTATAYLCGVKANYMTIGVSAAARVDQCNTTFGNEVISVMYRAKKAGKSVGVVTTTRVQHASPAGTYAHTVNRNWYSDGEMPTSAVQEGCKDIATQLISNIDIDVILGGGRKYMFPKGTADPEYPDDSSQSGTRLDGENLVEKWLKNHQGARYVWNREQLIQASQDPAVTHLMGLFEPTDMKYDVNRDLSLDPSLKEMTEVAVNMLSRNPQGFYLFVEGGRIDQGHHEGTAYLALTEAVMFDSAIESASQLTSEQDTMILVTADHSHVFSFGGYTLRGTSIFGLAPQNAQDGKTYTSILYGNGPGYVLNSGERPSVTSEESGDPSYRQQTAVPLSSETHGGEDVAIFARGPQAHLVHGVQEQSYIAHVMAFAGCLEPYTDCGLAPPAGQSSTIAPAGQSSTIAPTKVTNSAAGQATALLSLRLLLSVLLLLVGTRIAAP, from the exons ATGCAGGGAGACCGGGTGCTGCTATTGTTGTTGCTGGGCCTCAAGATACATCTGTCCTTTGGTGTCATCCCAG CGGAGGAGGAGAACCCAGCCTTCTGGAACCAAAAGGCAGCCGAGGCCCTGGATGCTGCCAAGAAGCTGCAGCCCATTCAGACGTCAGCCAAGAACCTCATCCTCTTCCTGGGGGACG GGATGGGGGTGCCCACAGTGTCAGCCACCAGGATCCTAAAGGGACAGTTGGAAGGCCATCTGGGACCGGAGACACCCCTAGCCATGGACCGTTTCCCATACATGGCTCTGTCCAAG ACATACAACGTGGACAGACAGGTTTCAGACAGTGCGGGTACAGCTACCGCCTATCTGTGCGGGGTCAAGGCCAACTACATGACCATTGGAGTGAGTGCAGCGGCCCGAGTTGACCAGTGCAACACCACATTTGGCAATGAGGTCATCTCAGTGATGTACCGTGCAAAGAAAGCAG GAAAGTCTGTGGGAGTGGTGACCACCACCAGGGTGCAGCACGCCTCTCCAGCCGGCACCTATGCACACACGGTGAACCGTAATTGGTACTCGGATGGAGAAATGCCTACTTCTGCAGTTCAGGAGGGCTGCAAGGACATCGCCACACAACTCATTTCCAACATAGATATTGAT GTGATTCTCGGTGGAGGTCGCAAGTACATGTTTCCCAAGGGGACGGCAGACCCTGAATACCCAGATGACAGTAGCCAATCTGGAACAAGGCTGGATGGAGAGAACCTAGTGGAGAAGTGGCTGAAAAATCACCAG GGTGCCCGGTATGTTTGGAACCGCGAGCAGCTCATTCAGGCATCCCAGGACCCAGCAGTGACTCACCTCATGG GCCTCTTTGAGCCAACAGATATGAAATATGATGTCAATCGAGACCTCTCACTAGATCCGTCCCTCAAGGAAATGACGGAGGTGGCCGTGAACATGCTGAGCAGGAACCCACAAGGCTTCTATCTCTTTGTGGAAG GGGGTCGTATTGACCAAGGCCACCATGAGGGCACAGCTTACCTGGCACTGACTGAGGCTGTCATGTTTGACTCTGCCATTGAGAGTGCCAGCCAGCTCACCAGTGAGCAGGACACGATGATCCTTGTCACCGCTGACCACTCCCACGtcttctcctttggtggctacacaCTTCGGGGGACCTCCATCTTCG GTCTGGCCCCACAAAATGCTCAGGATGGCAAAACCTACACCTCCATTCTCTATGGCAACGGCCCTGGCTACGTGCTTAATTCAGGCGAACGGCCCAGTGTCACCAGTGAAGAGAGTG GTGACCCCTCGTACCGGCAGCAGACGGCTGTACCCCTGTCGTCAGAGACCCACGGCGGAGAGGATGTGGCGATATTCGCGCGTGGTCCGCAGGCACACCTGGTGCACGGAGTGCAGGAGCAGAGTTACATCGCGCACGTCATGGCCTTTGCAGGCTGCTTGGAGCCCTACACCGACTGCGGCCTGGCGCCCCCTGCTGGCCAGAGCAGCACCATCGCCCCCGCTGGCCAGAGCAGCACCATCGCCCCGACCAAAGTCACAAACAGCGCAGCAGGCCAGGCCACTGCACTGTTGTCCCTGAGGCTGCTGCTTAGTGTGCTGTTGCTGCTAGTAGGGACACGCATAGCGGCACCATGA
- the LOC101983459 gene encoding alkaline phosphatase, placental-like encodes MWGACMLLLALGSQLSFCVIPVEEENPAFWNQKAAEALDAAKKLQPIQTSAKNLILFLGDGMGVSTVTATRILKGQLENHLGPETPLAMDRFPYTALSKTYNTDMQVPDSAGTATAILCGVKTNFKVIGLSASAQFDQCNTTRGNEVISVMHRAKKAGKSVGVVTTTSVQHASPAGTYAHSVNRGWYSDAEMSASALQEGCKDISVQLISNVDIDVILGGGRKFMFPKGTPDQEYPTNTGQAGTRLDGRNLVQEWLAKHQGARYVWNHTELIQASLDPSVTHLMGLFEPEHMKYDIYRDPTQDPSLVEMTEVAVRMLSRNPRGFYLFVEGGRIDHGHHEGRAYRALTEAVMFDSAIDKADQLTSEQDTMILVTADHSHVFSFGGYVPRGNSIFGLVPFKALDGKSFTSILYGNGPGYRLLNGVRADVTEEESSNPTYQQQAAVPLYSETHSGEDVAIFARGPQAHLVHGVQEQNYIAHVMAFAGCLEPYTDCGLAPPAGRNGAASRGQTSTLMLLLAGTMLMIAVAAEP; translated from the exons ATGTGGGGAGCCTGCATGTTGCTGCTGGCCCTCGGGTCACAGCTGTCCTTTTGTGTCATCCCAG TGGAGGAGGAGAACCCAGCCTTCTGGAACCAAAAGGCAGCCGAGGCCCTGGATGCTGCCAAGAAGCTGCAGCCCATTCAGACGTCAGCCAAGAACCTCATCCTCTTCCTGGGGGACG GAATGGGGGTGTCCACAGTGACAGCCACTCGAATCCTAAAGGGACAGCTGGAAAACCATCTGGGACCCGAGACACCCCTAGCCATGGACCGCTTCCCATACACAGCTCTGTCCAAG ACGTACAACACAGACATGCAGGTCCCAGACAGCGCAGGCACAGCCACTGCCATTCTCTGCGGGGTCAAAACGAATTTCAAGGTCATTGGCCTGAGTGCCAGCGCACAGTTTGACCAGTGCAACACAACACGGGGCAATGAAGTTATCTCCGTGATGCATCGCGCTAAGAAAGCAG GAAAGTCTGTGGGAGTGGTGACCACCACATCGGTGCAGCACGCCTCTCCAGCCGGCACCTACGCACACTCGGTGAACCGAGGTTGGTACTCGGATGCAGAAATGTCTGCTTCGGCACTGCAGGAGGGCTGCAAGGACATCTCTGTACAGCTCATCTCCAACGTGGACATtgat GTGATCCTCGGTGGTGGCCGCAAATTCATGTTTCCCAAGGGAACACCAGACCAGGAATATCCAACTAACACTGGCCAGGCTGGAACCAGGCTGGATGGACGGAATCTTGTTCAAGAATGGCTGGCAAAGCACCAG GGGGCCCGGTATGTTTGGAACCACACGGAGCTCATTCAGGCATCCCTCGACCCATCTGTGACACACCTCATGG GTCTCTTTGAGCCTGAACACATGAAATATGACATCTACCGAGACCCTACCCAGGACCCCTCCCTGGTGGAGATGACAGAGGTGGCCGTGCGCATGCTGAGCAGGAACCCCCGAGGCTTCTACCTCTTTGTGGAAG GGGGCCGCATCGATCATGGCCATCATGAAGGCAGAGCCTACCGTGCACTGACTGAAGCTGTCATGTTCGACTCGGCCATTGATAAGGCGGACCAGCTCACCAGTGAGCAGGACACGATGATCCTCGTCACTGCTGACCACTCCCACGTCTTCTCTTTTGGTGGCTACGTACCTCGAGGGAACTCTATCTTTG GACTGGTTCCCTTCAAGGCTCTGGATGGCAAATCCTTTACCTCCATCCTGTATGGCAATGGTCCAGGCTACAGACTCCTTAATGGTGTCCGGGCTGATGTCACTGAGGAAGAGAGCA GCAACCCCACGTACCAGCAGCAGGCGGCTGTGCCCTTGTACAGCGAGACCCATAGCGGTGAAGACGTGGCGATATTCGCGCGTGGTCCACAGGCACACCTGGTGCACGGAGTGCAGGAGCAGAATTACATTGCACACGTCATGGCCTTTGCAGGCTGTCTGGAGCCCTACACCGATTGCGGCCTGGCGCCCCCTGCTGGCCGGAACGGTGCTGCGAGTCGGGGCCAGACCTCTACCCTGATGCTCCTGTTGGCAGGGACAATGTTGATGATAGCCGTGGCAGCTGAACCCTGA
- the LOC101994512 gene encoding LOW QUALITY PROTEIN: alkaline phosphatase, placental-like (The sequence of the model RefSeq protein was modified relative to this genomic sequence to represent the inferred CDS: inserted 3 bases in 2 codons; deleted 1 base in 1 codon; substituted 2 bases at 2 genomic stop codons), whose product MHGAWVLLLLLGLRLQLSLSVIPVEEKNPAFXNQKAAEALDVAKKLKPIQTSAKNLILFLGDGMGVPTVTATRILKGQLEGHLGPETPLAMDRFPYMALSKIYNVDRQVPDSAGTSTAFLCGVKANYKTIGVSAAAXXFNQCNTTFGNEVISVMYRAKQAGKSVGVMTTTSVQHASPAGTYAHAVNRDWYSDAQMSALALQEGCKDISVQLISNMDIDVILGGGRKFMFPKGTPDPEYPDDRAKSGSRLDGQKLVQKWLTEHQGTQYVWNRTELIQASQDPAVTHLMGLFEPEHMKYDIYQDPTQDPSLVEMTEVAVRMLSRNPQGFYLFVEGGHIDHGHHEGRAYRALTEAVMFDSAIDKADQLTSEQDTMILVTADHSHVFSFGGYVPRGNSIFGLGASFNALDGKAFTSILYGNGPAYKLQNGARADVTEEESRDPKYRQQAAVPLSSETHGGXDVAIFARGPQAHLVHGVQEQNYIAHVMAFAGCLEPYTDCGLAPPAGRNGATSPSTLMFLLAATVSMLVTAAELLIT is encoded by the exons ATGCATGGAGCctgggtgctgctgctgctgctgggcctcAGGCTACAGCTGTCCCTTAGTGTCATTCCAG TGGAGGAGAAGAACCCAGCCTT TAACCAAAAGGCAGCAGAGGCCCTGGATGTTGCCAAAAAGCTGAAGCCCATTCAGACGTCAGCCAAGAACCTCATCCTCTTCCTGGGGGATG GGATGGGGGTGCCCACAGTGACAGCCACCAGGATCCTAAAGGGACAGTTGGAAGGCCATCTAGGACCCGAGACACCCCTAGCCATGGACCGCTTCCCATACATGGCTCTGTCCAAG ATATACAACGTGGACAGACAGGTCCCAGACAGTGCAGGCACAAGCACCGCCTTTCTCTGCGGTGTCAAGGCCAACTACAAGACCATTGGTGTGAGCGCAGCAGCATGA TGATTCAACCAGTGCAACACCACATTCGGCAATGAGGTCATCTCAGTGATGTACCGTGCCAAGCAAGCAG GAAAGTCGGTGGGAGTCATGACCACCACGTCGGTGCAGCATGCCTCTCCAGCGGGCACCTACGCACACGCGGTGAACCGTGACTGGTACTCGGATGCACAAATGTCTGCTTTGGCACTGCAGGAGGGCTGCAAGGACATCTCTGTACAGCTCATCTCCAACATGGACATCGAC GTAATCCTTGGTGGGGGCCGAAAGTTCATGTTTCCCAAGGGGACACCAGACCCTGAGTATCCAGACGACAGAGCTAAGTCCGGAAGCAGGCTGGATGGACAGAAGCTGGTCCAGAAGTGGTTGACGGAGCACCAG GGGACTCAGTATGTTTGGAACCGCACAGAGCTCATTCAGGCATCCCAGGACCCGGCAGTGACTCACCTCATGG GTCTCTTTGAGCCTGAACACATGAAATATGACATCTACCAAGACCCTACCCAGGACCCCTCCCTGGTGGAGATGACAGAGGTGGCCGTGCGCATGCTGAGCAGGAACCCCCAAGGCTTCTACCTCTTTGTGGAAG GGGGCCACATCGATCATGGCCATCATGAAGGCAGAGCCTACCGTGCACTGACTGAAGCTGTCATGTTCGACTCGGCCATTGATAAGGCGGACCAGCTCACCAGTGAGCAGGACACGATGATCCTCGTCACTGCTGACCACTCCCACGTCTTCTCTTTTGGTGGCTACGTACCTCGAGGGAACTCTATCTTTG GGCTGGGGGCCTCCTTCAATGCTCTGGATGGCAAAGCCTTTACCTCCATCCTGTATGGCAACGGCCCCGCCTATAAACTCCAGAATGGTGCCCGGGCAGATGTCACTGAGGAAGAGAGCC GTGACCCCAAGTACCGGCAGCAGGCGGCTGTACCCCTGTCCTCGGAGACCCATGGCG AGGATGTGGCGATATTCGCGCGTGGTCCACAGGCACACCTGGTGCACGGAGTGCAGGAGCAGAATTACATTGCGCACGTCATGGCCTTTGCAGGCTGCCTGGAGCCCTACACCGACTGCGGCCTGGCGCCCCCTGCTGGCCGGAACGGTGCTACGAGTCCCAGCACCCTGATGTTCCTGTTGGCAGCGACAGTGTCGATGCTGGTGACTGCAGCTGAACTCTTGATTACCTGA